ggaagattagcgtgtacaaacaaacagacatacagacatacagacatacagacaaacagacagaattttttttttggatttgtgctccattactgtttctaaaccccacccaattattatttttttaatatattcaatgtacagacacagtttttttacagatttattatatgtatagataaaaaaatatatttggatcATAGAGTAACATTCAAAATAAGGTTTCACTATGGGTAATTGCCGGTGTCAATAAATTGAAATCAGGACTGTATAAAATTGCTATATTGTATAAAACTCGCGAATGTGCTTAGCGCACGATTTGTGCCACATCACACATGACAATACAATTCCATTTAAATATCAGTTCCGAGGTTAAACTGCCTGACATACCTGTAGACCCCACAACGAATGTTTCATACTGAATCAACGCATGATAATGTATGAACATGCACTTCCTCAGGTATCGGTGAAAAAAAGGAAATGGGGCATGTATAACTCGAtaggtttatattttatttggtcaTAAAAAGTTGGCTTTATATTTCGGACCCATGATAAGTGGGGTGCCCACTTACCACTAAGTCACACATGTTGCAGCGCCAGGCGCAAATATGAAATACAtcacgtatttaatttataaaaaaataagaacttGACTAGCTTCAACAATTTTTTTGGTATGGGATATTATTAGAGTATTTGAAGTAAAGTGCCAAATAACTTTCCTATACTGAAGTTAGCCTTTTGACTTCTTGCGAATTTTTTCGTAGATATAGATACCTATTATCGAAAAGCTTTGCGTGTCTGAAGTTGGCttcaaaatttttcaaaatggctAACTTCTTATTACTTAACTTATTTAGCGTCTAACTTATAATGAACTGCAATCAGTTAGCTTTAAGAaagtactatttattttattcagatgCAAAGAAGTGGTATTCGATCTAGACAACCTGCCGACTGCGACGGTGATCATAGTGTTTCACAATGAAGCGTGGTCCACTCTCATGCGCACTGTCATGTCTGTGCTTATGAGATCGCCTACCAAACTGCTGCAGCAGGTAATATTAACTTATCACTGTAGGtatattaagttaattaatagATTCGCAGTAGCAATTGTACAGATATTTAATCTgttgtaagaaaaatataatggaaATTTTTGATTTCGTTATCCACAATCTTCAACTATCAAAAATATAGACGAGTAACACACTCCCCAGTATATACTTAAACCTATTTTTACCGAAACCTATAATAATGGtaattataattgaaaaaatgtgAAGCCTTTCCAACTTCTACGaattttcaatcaaataaaaCCTATGGATAACAAATTCTcagaaaatctattgaagtGTGCAATGATTTTTGCTTGTAAAGGTAAATCGATATGATCGCTATCAATGTTAATCAGTTCATTCGTTGTCGAAGCTAATGGCAATTCAAATGTTCTAATTCGGTGTTGTTCTGCTTCAACTACGTCGCTTAAACATTTATGTAGAACCTTCTAAGCAAAAATACAGGgataatacatttaatttatctttactatttctaatattgtaaactagcttgttcccatatttttttgcataataGATGTACAACCTTTTTTGTAGCCGTTCTCAATTGTTTTAAGGGTTGTCTTTGGGTCGTGTTAAATGCTTTAAGAAtccaatattttataatagtttGTTCTTAGAACATATTATACCTTAGTGTGTTTCCCATTTCCCATCGTCCTGGTTAGTGAAGACGGACCTgagatccagagcagattggggagttggcaacagagactggagaatgttggcttaaaaatcagcagaaccaagaccgaatacatgttctgcgatttcggcggtctctccagtcctgaagccatagcgctggataacgcacttcttccagtctgctccgatttccggtatctcggttcgcttattcagggcgatggcgaaatagatcggacagttacgcacagaattaacgcaggatggatgaaatggcggcaggtaacgggaacaacttgtgaccctcgtattccccttaaacttaaggggaaaatttacaagagcatggtcaggcctgctgtcttgtatggatcagagtgctggcccacaaaagcgacgaatgaaagacaattgcatgcggcagagatgagaatgttaagaggtatgtgtggaggaagtttgaaagtagcgccggtatcagaaaaactgcgtggaaatcggctgtcgtggtatgggcatgtgatgcggaggaatgagagtcatgttgtgaggaaggtgatgagtatgaacgtggacggatatagtgaaAGAGGAAgacaaagaaacgatggatggattgtgtgaaagtagatatggtaagaaagaatgttacttgtgagatgacggcagatagaagagtatggaagaagaaaacatgctgcgccgaccccaaataaaattgggataagggcaggaggatgatgaggatgatgagtgTGTTTCCCATAAATTCGATAAAGAATACGTCGGCTTACATATGACGGATTACAGCTTGAAGGTTGAAGTAAAGCtggaaatacataaatacaaataggcatacatatttaaaaataggAGGATAAAACCTTATATGCTCAGATACACCTAGCTATAGCCGCACTTCGGGCTTTAGCCGTTAAAACATATAACATACATCGGATCTCTAAAacatataatatacataaacgATAACCAGGCGCTAATGTTTTCATCCGTATCCACTTATTAGCCAATAAGTCTATTCAATTAGCAAATTGATGTTCCAGATAATTTTAGTCGACGATGCGAGTGACAGGCGGTACCTATTCCTAGAGTTGGACGAGGCCATAGAGAAGTTAGACAGGGTACAACTATTAAGGAATCCTGAGAGGACGGGGCTGGTCGGGGCGAGGCTCTTGGGTGCCAAGAAGGCTACCGGTGATGTGCTGGTGTTTCTTGATGCTCATTGTGAGGTCAGTACCAAAATATTGATGGATAGGTTTGAATGGAAACAAAAAACACGTCTATGCGAAATCAGAACTCAGGTTTTTAAGTTCGTTGCCGAGTTTTACGTCGCTCAAGTTTTTCGATACTTCTTGGAAAGAGCAATATCGGGAGGTAAGTTAATATGATGTGTTTTAAAATTTCAGGTAACACCAGGGTGGTTAGAGCCGCTGTTGGATCGTGCGGGAAGCGACGATGTTTTTATATGCCCTCACATAGATCTGTTATCTGAAGATACTCTAGCGTATACAAAGAGCATAGATGCACATTGGGGCGCGTTCAGTTGGCGACTACACTTCAGATGGCTTATACCCGGTGGTGATGTACTTAGGAAGAAGTCAGAGAATCCTTCTAAGCCGTACCCTACTCCAGCAATGGCTGGTGGCCTTTTCGCAGTACGAAAAAGCCTATTCTGGCGTCTAGGCGGTTATGACGAAGGCATGACTATATGGGGCGCAGAAAATTTGGAACTATCATGGCGGGCATGGCAATGTGGAGCAAGAGTTGAGATTACATCGTGTTCTCGAGTGGGACACATATTTAGGAGACATAGTCCTTACAAATACCCGGGAGGTGTGACAAAGGTTCTTCATGCGAACCTTGCTAGGGCAGCTACAGTGTGGATGGATGAATGGGCAGATTTCTTCTTCAAATTCAATCCGGACGTAGCCACGATCCGTGATCAGCAAACAGTCGCAGATAGAGTGGAGTTGAGAAAGAACTTAAAGTGTAAAAGTTTTGCGTGGTACTTGAGTAACGTGTGGCCTCAACACTTCTTCCCGACCGATCAAAGGTGGTTCGGAAGAATTAAGAGTGAAAAAGGAGGTTGTATAGGAGTTAACCCTGGTACATTAGGGCTGGGCAGCCCAGCTGTCGCTGTAGAGTGTATCACACAAATGGGTTTAGAAAGTTTAGTAGTTTTCACTCCTGAGGGGAAAATAATGACGGATGAAGGCCTGTGTTTGCAGCAAGGCAATGGACGGGCTCTTTGGAAGAGCTGTAGCGATAGTAGTAAACAGATATGGATACAAAAAGGTCCTCGGTTAAAAACTCAGGAGGGTTTGTGCCTAACTTTAGTAGTTAACAAGGATTCGCACGGCGTCGGCGATCCTCTAACATCAAAGAAGTGTCTCACAGATGATAAACAAATTTGGCATTTCAATCGCGTGCCTTGGCGTTAATGTTGTGATACAGTTAGGTAgtacaaattaataattaacttaGCAATAACATTTACAGTACAGTCTAGGCCAGAAAGCTTACAGTACACATTTTAAGTCCAAAATGAGATTTTAActaagtacttaatattatttgagtCTGATCCCGATTTTTATATTGTAAGTTCAAACGTTTTGTACAATATGTAAAGCAAGCATTTAGTAATTTATGGCACCTGTGAtttgttgtaatattatttttttatgaattactaGTTTTAGGAGGAAGACTAAGTTGTGATTTTTAAATACTATTCCATATTAACTCCATAGGTATTATTGTCGTAATTATTAATGTTGTTATAAGATAGTAAAAAATGGCGGATGGTTTTACCGCTAAATAACATTCCACTGTTAATTCCTAATTTTAccgtttattaatattttgaaactaaGAATATATGCCTGTTAAGACTTTTCTCTTCCtgggatattttttaagtatgttATACTTTTTTgggaaaaacttttttttatattaggtaatttttgacatttacttttaaaaccaATAGAAGGTTTGGTACCTTCTATTGGTTcctaatgagaaaaaaaaataacgtgaaTGTTATTCATACAATTTTAGATTATCTCAGAATctatctaatctaatctatgGCTTTATTTTGCATCATATTACGTTTTTTTGCATTAATGGAAGATTTATAtgaaagcttttatttattataattagcgTTTATTTTCTATTGACTAAAGCATGTGCCGCATTTATACTTCTTCTAGTCTTGAATCTATTATTTCTACTTAGGATTTAGttaattaatagttttacttacaaataatttaattacctaAAACAAAAGCGATACATCTCAGTTACCACTTCAAGCTTTTGCTTAACTGCTTTACTATTCACTCTAAttaaagcaaaatatttattttattttttgaagtgcTTCTAATAATCTGCGTAGGCATATACTTCACTTGCAAACGGCAGCAAGCATATATATGCTTTGTATACTGGAAACCTCACTTctaaagtaggtacattatgtcAGGTAATAAGTTACGAGCATATCATTTTATCAGTAGATGCCGTCTTAATAATTAGTTCACAATTTTAACGTGgtgcttttaaacaaaaatctcAGGAATCATtccatataaaaaataggtaataaGGATTATCGTCACAAATGAAATcaggattaaaaaaatatataaagttttaattttatcaaaatgttttacaaaaaatgctgtacaataaaatgtataaaatatttgagtATCTATGTCATTAAATTAACTGTTtattaaacaattgttttattgaatttcccctcattttttttatattcttcacCTTAGTATGAAATAAAGTAGTGATATTGCTATAAATACAACTAGTGGTAATGGATGTGTTTTTGCAACGGAATTGCAGTCGTTCCCGTTGCATATGAAGCAACGAGCGTCGCTGTGACCACGAGCTCTCTCGACGGCGAGTAGGCCTAGACAGACGGAGTCTATCTGCGCTCGTGGAATACAGCCTCTGAGAGTATCCACTGTGTTGCCAACTGAAAAAAGTATATTGATCACATAAAAAATGCGTAGATAATAAACTGCGTATAAACAATTTGGGCCTTGGTTTATCTTTTTACCTAACATGGTAACCCTTCGGTAGATGGAGTGGAACTTATGGGACAGCTCCTCAAGCACAATAGTTTGGATCAAATATGGCAAGAAGCACTgagatgttaaaaaaaaattggacaAACTCATTGACatgaagaaaaacaaagaaCTCGTTAACAGGAACAGAACAGCAATTTGCCAAAAATGAAAGCtccataattttaaaattacatacgCAAAGTAATACCtagcattaaaaaaatctagtcaATATATAGTGAGTGTGTGTCCAACTTACAAGTCTTATCATCTGGCGTTGCCACCATCTTCAAGCAGCGGTACTCTATAGGTATCTTGGAGTCGGTGCTGGGCGGAGGATGTCCATAGTTGTGCACCCATGTGGCTGATACCCAGTTGGTTGGGTGGCAATCTACCGACCTGCCTGGTGCTATTACTTGCTCAGGATGACAGCCCAGACAACGCTGGTAGAAACAGCTTTCGGGAACCGCTGAAATCATGAGATTAAATTTTCTGTTCTAAatctgacatatttttttttaatcactacagtagctcctgagattagtgcgttcaaacaaacagtcAACAAACATCAAGGATCAGTGGATACGGATgctgacattattttttcctTAAATACCCATCGATAATGCAAAAATTCAATACTTGCAGAGCCAAAATACATGTTAAGAAGACATGTAAATACCTAAATTAGTCGTCAGCGTGAGATTATTAACTATACAGGTACTAATGTGTTTTGCAAAGGAAATTCTAGTGCGGACGCATGACGTCCACGTGAACTTGTTGCGGTCAAAGTATCTCAGTGACTTGCGAATACGCTGCAGTTGCTCAATGACTGAGGTTTCTGAACAACGATTGGACGTTCTCTGTAATATTCAAGCCATTGTAGCGtcaatttaagtttattttagaagCACACCAGATGATTGCGGATACAATAACTCCGATGCGTATTTTATTATCCGTTGACgtttattataattgaaatcATTACGGAATATCTACGGTCTTGTTAACCACAACTATAACCTTTACGGCTAAGTTGATTGTTTGTTATTTACCAAGGAGGCTAACTAAAAGCAACAGTTTAATCAATTGAGGAATCTGGTCAGTCTGATTACTATGCAAATTAGTAGCAATACAATCAAAATTAACACGTCTTTATTGTTTCAAGTGTTATTTACGTAAATTATGGAGCAATTACGCGAAACAATTTTCTTCGTCGTGTTCCGTTAAGACAATTTTTGTCGTTCAAGCAAAATCTCAAAATGTTGTGGTCTGATTTCTCTCGCATGAGAAGTATTTGTAACGATAAGTCGGATCTTTAATTAAGAGTCGCTTTAATTATTACATGTTAAGGTTCAACGTTCGCATTGGTCCAATACATTATCATCCAGTTAATAAGGATCAGATTTCGAAGTCATGGAGAGAGTGAAAGTTTATACTGCGGGGACTGATTTGGCAGACGAGAAAATACTCTGTAAATTGACAAAATGGAAAAACAGAAAACAGAAatgtctataaaataaatattaaataagtacgTATCGTATGAAAGCTAGTAAGTACAGATGCCTAAGGTAGGTAATAAGAATAAGTACCAGTGTCCACGACAGATTTATGACCGGCAGTGTAGTGCGGAGGAATCTTTAGTAATTGCTGATAGACCCTAGCGGGCCATTAAGTAGACAATGGCAGATAGGCATTACTACCGACAGATCTCACTTTTCATTGTGATTGGTGGGTTAGTAAAGACGCGAAATTAATGATTGAAGGCTGCATCGGTTGGACTCACGGCATTTTCTCGCACAATGCTTGTCCATGTCTGATTGTTGAGTAGCGGCCTTTACCCGCCACAGTCGATCGGACCCGCCATGTAATGCCACTCTTCACTGCAGTTTACGTTTGTTTTAACCGCCGCAATCATATGTCATTTTCTCGCGTTTCGCGCCATTTAACCGGCCATCAGGCCGTCGTTCGATCTGTTCGGCGCGTACGCTCCGTAATTATTGAAAGCAGAGAATCCGCTCTCGAAGCCCGACATCAAGGTATGCCGCATGAACGCCTGTTGACGTGGCTGTTTAGTTTCActctttataataaatacatatttgcttatataaaagaaaatgttatcATATTATCTGTGTCAACAATGAGTTTCATTACTGATATAATACTTAACATTATTTGTGCCGGTAGCTACCTATTATTAGGTTTTGTCTTTTTGTAGTTTATAAATAGATTCATGTTTTGTGGAAAATATTGGGGTAGGTGATATACATTTAGAAAAGATTTATTGGGACGTCGTAACTTACAACTGTTTAACTGCATATCagcatagaaataaataaataagtataaaga
This genomic interval from Helicoverpa zea isolate HzStark_Cry1AcR chromosome 18, ilHelZeax1.1, whole genome shotgun sequence contains the following:
- the LOC124639232 gene encoding uncharacterized protein LOC124639232; this encodes MYQCTAMIVFILVVGLIPYAVPESCFYQRCLGCHPEQVIAPGRSVDCHPTNWVSATWVHNYGHPPPSTDSKIPIEYRCLKMVATPDDKTFGNTVDTLRGCIPRAQIDSVCLGLLAVERARGHSDARCFICNGNDCNSVAKTHPLPLVVFIAISLLYFILR
- the LOC124639229 gene encoding polypeptide N-acetylgalactosaminyltransferase 3-like; translated protein: MLHKNGYWSLLCRGRKKKIVVLIIILIFLLNALFYVSLELYNTIKRKEKEPWYNNLHFDKNSYVDESGMRVIVGHYVGGTNGGNLSEDVIHKNNYAPVPGAGEGGRPVQLSQRELITARELYSLHSYNILVSDKISINRSLPDMRSDRCKEVVFDLDNLPTATVIIVFHNEAWSTLMRTVMSVLMRSPTKLLQQIILVDDASDRRYLFLELDEAIEKLDRVQLLRNPERTGLVGARLLGAKKATGDVLVFLDAHCEVTPGWLEPLLDRAGSDDVFICPHIDLLSEDTLAYTKSIDAHWGAFSWRLHFRWLIPGGDVLRKKSENPSKPYPTPAMAGGLFAVRKSLFWRLGGYDEGMTIWGAENLELSWRAWQCGARVEITSCSRVGHIFRRHSPYKYPGGVTKVLHANLARAATVWMDEWADFFFKFNPDVATIRDQQTVADRVELRKNLKCKSFAWYLSNVWPQHFFPTDQRWFGRIKSEKGGCIGVNPGTLGLGSPAVAVECITQMGLESLVVFTPEGKIMTDEGLCLQQGNGRALWKSCSDSSKQIWIQKGPRLKTQEGLCLTLVVNKDSHGVGDPLTSKKCLTDDKQIWHFNRVPWR